In Cicer arietinum cultivar CDC Frontier isolate Library 1 chromosome 7, Cicar.CDCFrontier_v2.0, whole genome shotgun sequence, a single window of DNA contains:
- the LOC140918744 gene encoding uncharacterized protein, which translates to MNSITRETETMRHIGSIEKMKEPYMLAKRYDWKGFFEFFQNHKDLLNKQIDLHHNTPFHYAAHCGSKEIYNKMLSLVDPLEIQKVLRMRDDMDNTPLHEVAFSGEVEMAKSILQKEEEEESEQFPQPLLEMRNKLGETPVYRAAALGKTNLLKFFVDELMVDLRDHFHRNGDKMSILHTAVIDQFFGFSLTLFFKSIATYQHAMI; encoded by the coding sequence ATGAATTCCATCACTAGAGAGACAGAGACGATGAGGCACATAGGTTcaattgaaaaaatgaaagagCCATATATGTTGGCAAAAAGATATGATTGGAAagggttttttgagtttttccAAAACCACAAAGATCTGTTAAACAAACAAATTGATTTACACCATAACACTCCTTTTCATTATGCAGCACATTGTGGGAGTAAAGAAATTTACAACAAAATGCTATCATTGGTTGATCCATTGGAAATACAAAAAGTGTTGAGGATGAGAGATGACATGGATAACACACCACTTCATGAAGTGGCATTCTCAGGAGAAGTGGAAATGGCTAAGAGTATATTGCAGAAAGAGGAGGAAGAAGAGTCAGAACAGTTTCCTCAGCCATTGTTAGAAATGAGAAATAAACTTGGAGAAACTCCTGTTTATAGAGCAGCTGCACTTGGGAAGACAAATTTGCTAAAGTTCTTCGTTGATGAATTGATGGTGGATTTAAGGGATCACTTTCATAGAAATGGAGATAAGATGTCCATTCTTCACACTGCTGTTATTGACCAATTCTTTGGTTTCTCTCTCACTCTCTTTTTCAAATCAATAGCAACTTATCAGCATGCAATGATATAA
- the LOC101497999 gene encoding uncharacterized protein → MATRRVRYSSLPTDEDDYIGDQSRPFDPRFDYMPKALERVPWKSIALAIFLLFLGTGLLFLSYFIFTGHMGGERSQAYGLLALGVLSFLPGFYETRLAYYAWRGAKGYRFSAIPDY, encoded by the exons ATGGCAACTAGACGTGTTCGTTACAGCTCTCTTCCCACAGATGAGGATGATTATATTGGTGATCAAAGTAGGCCATTTGACCCTCGATTTGATTACATGCCGAAAGCCTTGGAAAGAGTTCCCTGGAAATCTATTGCCCTTGCAATCTTCCTGTTATTTCTTGGTACAGGACTTCTGTTTCTATCATACTTTATTTTCACTGGTCATATGGGTGGAGAACGGTCTCAAGCTTATGGACTTTTAGCATTAGGAGTTTTGAGCTTTCTCCCAG GCTTTTATGAGACACGACTTGCGTATTATGCATGGAGGGGCGCCAAAGGATATCGCTTCTCTGCCATCCCTGATTACTAG